Proteins found in one Xenopus laevis strain J_2021 chromosome 1L, Xenopus_laevis_v10.1, whole genome shotgun sequence genomic segment:
- the LOC108704859 gene encoding programmed cell death protein 4 — translation MGPGGDEALVGEEVPRDWTPQEKALHEAKVKAKAKHRIRRTSSRDSAREPDISECPTEPLSPRGESGAGGKGVWGAPGQVYGDQELDVRDPNYDESDQGDTVYQKVVPELDEVGLQKNVQPMVQEYFEHGDTGEVIALLKELNLGTKSPGVARVAVSLSLEGKASHRELTSRLLSDLVGKVLNPEDIARAFDLVLTDLPDLILDTLEAPQMLGQFIAQAVADHALPLNFLDRYKGRVDCEHARAAVDCAAVLLRIKREIIRLDNVWGVGGGQRPVKHLIKEMNLLLQEFMLSGQVEEAEHCLRDLEVPHFHHEVVYEYQSWTYSHPVAPYCVFY, via the exons ATGGGACCCGGCGGTGATGAAGCATTAGTGGGGGAGGAGGTGCCGCGGGATTGGACGCCACAGGAGAAGGCTCTACATGAAGCCAAAGTCAAGGCCAAAGCCAAACACCGAATCAGACGGACGTCGTCACGTGACTCTGCGCGGGAACCCGACATCTCCGAATGTCCCACGGAGCCCCTCAGTCCTCGGGGGGAAA GTGGCGCTGGGGGGAAGGGCGTGTGGGGAGCCCCAGGGCAGGTCTATGGAGATCAAGAACTTGATGTTCGAGACCCAAACTATGACGAGTCTGATCAG GGTGACACGGTGTATCAGAAGGTGGTTCCTGAGTTAGATGAAGTGGGACTGCAGAAGAACGTGCAACCAATGGTGCAAGAATACTTTGAGCATGGAGACACTGGGGAAGTTATA GCTCTGCTGAAGGAGCTGAATTTAGGGACCAAGTCTCCGGGGGTGGCCCGTGTAGCAGTGTCTCTGTCCTTAGAAGGAAAGGCCAGTCATCGAGAATTGACTTCACGGCTCCTATCGGACCTTGTGGGAAAGGTTCTGAACCCTGAAGACATAGCTCGGGCATTTGACTTGGTGCTGACTGACCTGCCTGATCTCATACTGGATACCCTTGAGGCACCGCAG ATGCTCGGTCAGTTTATTGCCCAAGCTGTTGCAGATCACGCACTCCCACTAAATTTCCTGGATCGCTACAAGGGCCGAGTAGACTGCGAGCATGCACG AGCCGCTGTGGACTGCGCTGCAGTGTTGCTGCGGATCAAGCGAGAGATCATCCGACTGGACAATGTGTGGGGTGTTGGGGGTGGGCAGCGACCAGTTAAGCATCTCATTAAGGAG ATGAACCTGCTCTTACAGGAGTTCATGCTCTCGGGGCAGGTGGAAGAGGCCGAGCACTGCCTTCGTGATCTTGAGGTTCCTCACTTCCACCATGAAGTTGTGTATGAG TACCAAAGCTGGACTTACAGTCATCCAGTTGCTCCATACTGTGTCTTCTACTGA
- the LOC121401504 gene encoding LWamide neuropeptides-like: MEPGLSGKDLDIQVDSRESMEPGLSGKDQVIQVGARESMEPGLSGKDQVIQVGARESMEPGLSGKDQVIQVGARESMEPGLSGKDQVIQVGARKSMEPRLSGKDQVIQVGARESMEPGLSGKDQVILVGARESMEPGLSGKDQVIQVGARESMEPGLSGKDQVILVGARESMEPGLSGKDQVIQVGARESMEPGLSGNDQVIQVGARESMEPGLSGKDLVIQVGARESMETGLSGKDQVIQVGARESMEPGLSGKDQVIQVGARESMEPGLSGKDLVIQVGARESMEPGLSGKDQVIQVGARESMEPGLSGKDLVIQVGARESMETGLSGKDQVIQVGARESMEPGLSGKDQVIQVGARESMEPGLSGKDLDIQVGVRESMEPGLSGKDQVILAGARESMEPGLSGKDQVIQR, from the exons ATGGAACCAGGACTCAGTGGGAAGGATCTGGATATACAGGTGGATTCTAGGGAAAGCATGGAACCAGGACTCAGTGGGAAGGATCAGGTTATACAGGTGGGAGCTAGGGAAAGCATGGAACCAGGACTCAGTGGGAAGGATCAGGTTATACAGGTGGGAGCTAGGGAAAGCATGGAACCAGGACTCAGTGGGAAGGATCAGGTTATACAGGTGGGAGCTAGGGAAAGCATGGAACCAGGACTCAGTGGGAAGGATCAGGTTATACAGGTGGGAGCTAGGAAAAGCATGGAACCAAGACTCAGTGGGAAGGATCAGGTTATACAGGTGGGAGCTAGGGAAAGCATGGAACCAGGACTCAGTGGGAAGGATCAGGTTATACTGGTTGGAGCTAGGGAAAGCATGGAACCAGGACTCAGTGGGAAGGATCAGGTTATACAGGTGGGAGCTAGGGAAAGCATGGAACCAGGACTCAGTGGGAAGGATCAGGTTATACTGGTTGGAGCTAGGGAAAGCATGGAACCAGGACTCAGTGGGAAGGATCAGGTTATACAGGTGGGAGCTAGGGAAAGCATGGAACCAGGACTCAGTGGGAATGATCAGGTTATACAGGTGGGAGCTAGGGAAAGCATGGAACCAGGACTCAGTGGGAAGGATCTGGTTATACAGGTTGGAGCTAGGGAAAGCATGGAAACAGGACTCAGTGGGAAGGATCAGGTTATACAGGTGGGAGCTAGGGAAAGCATGGAACCAGGACTCAGTGGGAAGGATCAGGTTATACAGGTGGGAGCTAGGGAAAGCATGGAACCAGGACTCAGTGGGAAGGATCTGGTTATACAGGTGGGAGCTAGGGAAAGCATGGAACCAGGACTCAGTGGGAAGGATCAGGTTATACAGGTGGGAGCTAGGGAAAGCATGGAACCAGGACTCAGTGGGAAGGATCTGGTTATACAGGTTGGAGCTAGGGAAAGCATGGAAACAGGACTCAGTGGGAAGGATCAGGTTATACAGGTGGGAGCTAGGGAAAGCATGGAACCAGGACTCAGTGGGAAGGATCAGGTGATACAGGTGGGAGCTAGGGAAAGCATGGAACCAGGACTCAGTGGGAAGGATCTGGATATACAGGTGGGAGTTAGGGAAAGCATGGAACCAGGACTCAGTGGGAAGGATCAGGTTATACTGGCTGGAGCTAGGGAAAGCATGGAACCAGGACTCAGTGGGAAGGATCAG GTGATACAGAGATGA